The following coding sequences lie in one Rhea pennata isolate bPtePen1 chromosome 10, bPtePen1.pri, whole genome shotgun sequence genomic window:
- the MCEE gene encoding methylmalonyl-CoA epimerase, mitochondrial gives MAASLRRAAAGLLTRLQSSAATVRALLTSDSRSQSIPSSLWKLGRLNHVAIAVPDLEKAQTLYKDVLGARVSEAVALPEHGVYTVFVELGNTKLELLHPLGEKSPVASFLQKNKMGGMHHICIEVDDIKAAVTELKEKKIRILSEEPKIGAHGKPVIFLHPKDCHGVLVELEQA, from the exons ATGGCGGCGTCCctgcggcgcgcggcggccg GGCTTCTTACCAGATTGCAATCTTCAGCTGCCACAGTACGAGCTTTATTGACATCAGATTCTCGTTCTCAAAGCATCCCAAGCTCTTTGTGGAAACTGGGCCGACTTAATCATGTAGCAATTGCAGTACCTGATCTGGAGAAGGCTCAAACTTTGTATAAGGATGTGTTAGGTGCACGGGTGAGCGAGGCTGTTGCTCTTCCAGAACATGGTGTCTACACTGTTTTTGTGGAGCTTGGAAATACAAAGCTGGAACTTCTACATCCTCTAGGAGAGAAAAGTCCCGTAGCaagctttctgcagaaaaacaagatgGGAGGAATGCATCATATCTGCATTGAG gttgATGACATAAAAGCAGCTGTGacagaactgaaggaaaaaaagatccgAATATTGAGTGAAGAGCCAAAAATAGGTGCACATGGCAAAcctgtgatttttcttcacCCTAAAGATTGCCATGGAGTCCTTGTGGAACTTGAGCAAGCTTGA
- the MPHOSPH10 gene encoding U3 small nucleolar ribonucleoprotein protein MPP10 isoform X2: MAAAAGLESCLRVAGGAAARPERFLSVQEGLAADFKALTKTLYDLSKALGSNVVRGSPLKELAIENFDEEQIWQQLELQNNAVLDFFKKSIARDANDQDLCLLSDQEEDSSNAEASSDKELEEDVLEEDIMEAETEQKNVYTKDKTKAKEKKRKPRESKMQKYSDEDSDVDFDIEELEQQTKIAKKTKLKKLPKKSIVDDKFFKLAEMEAFLEDVEKDDRGEEEEEEEDINYFEDILSDEEEEDSKVKPIKSSRDLTYKDFFDPVDDNDDLVANTVEDGEEEETDSVTGEENEESMSEAEEITENTGSKEASKKVTFSLPEDSDIEDGFDMQSEKSIDPIEIKSSFEKRQEKMSAKIRSLEEELLEEKPWQLKGEISGQKRPENSLLEETLLFDHAVRMPPVITEETTLQLEDIIKQRILDQAWDDVVPKEKPKEEAFEYKKRITLDHEKSKLSLAEIYEQEYLKLHQQKTEEEENPEHKEIQEMMDSLFLKLDALCNFHFTPKPPVPEVKIVSNLPALSMEEVAPVAVSDAALLAPEEIKEKNKAGDIKADAEKTSTDKKRDRRKKKLRKRMKLREKERRQKLLEKMKPEQGTKLSKKAAAAKLKKLAKEGKASLLKDEGKDKVLKSSQAFFSQLQDQVKMQIKDAKKIKKKKQQHEVSVHKLKL, encoded by the exons ATGGCGGCTGCCGCGGGACTGGAGAGCTGCCTGCGGGtggcgggcggcgccgcggcgcgccccGAGCGCTTCCTCAG TGTGCAAGAGGGACTGGCTGCTGACTTCAAAGCATTAACAAAGACCCTCTATGATTTGAGTAAAGCTCTAGGAAGTAATGTAGTTCGTGGGAGTCCTTTGAAAGAACTGGCGATAGAAAACTTTGATGAAGAACAGATTTGGCAACAACTAGAGCTCCAAAATAATGCAGTTCTTGATTTCTTCAAGAAATCTATTGCAAGGGATGCCAATGATCAAGATCTTTGCCTCCTCTCGGACCAGGAGGAGGACAGCTCCAATGCAGAGGCTAGCAGTGATAAGGAACTGGAAGAAGACGTACTGGAAGAAGACATAATGGAAGCAGAAACTGAACAGAAGAATGTTTATACAAAAGATAAAACTAAggctaaagaaaagaaaagaaaacccagagaaagcaaaatgcaaaaatacagtgATGAGGATTCTGATGTTGACTTTGATATTGAAGAACTAGAGCAACAGACTAAAATAGCTAAGAAAACCAAGTTgaaaaaattaccaaaaaaatctATAGTGGATGACAAGTTTTTCAAGCTAGCTGAGATGGAAGCTTTTTTGGAAGATGTAGAGAAGGATGacaggggggaggaggaggaggaggaggaagatatcaattattttgaagacattctctcagatgaagaggaagaagactCCAAAGTCAAA CCAATTAAAAGTTCTAGAGACCTGACATACAAAGATTTCTTTGATCCCGTTGATGACAACGATGACTTAGTAGCTAACACTGTTGAGGATGGTGAGGAAGAGGAAACAGATAGTGTTACTGGAGAGGAGAATGAAGAAAGCATGTCTGA GGCTGAGGAAATTACAGAGAATACAGGAAGTAAAGAAGCCTCCAAAAAAGTAACTTTTAGTTTGCCAGAAGACAGTGATATAGAAGATGGTTTTGATATGCAATCAGAAAAGAGCATTGATCCCATTGAAATAAAGTCATCTTTTgagaagagacaggaaaag ATGAGTGCAAAAATAAGAAGTTTAGAAGAAGAGTTGTTAGAGGAGAAACCTTGGCAGCTTAAAGGAGAAATATCTGGACAGAAAAGACCTGAAAACAGCCTTTTGGAGGAGACATTACTCTTTGACCATGCAGTCCGAATGC CTCCTGTGATCACGGAAGAAACTACGCTACAGCTTGAAGATATCATTAAGCAGCGAATATTGGATCAG GCATGGGATGATGTAGTaccaaaagaaaagccaaaagagGAGGCCTTTGAATACAAGAAACGTATCACCTTGGATCATGAAAAGAGTAAACTGAGTCTCGCTGAGATCTATGAGCAAGAATACTTGAAACTTCACCAG CAAAAgactgaagaagaagaaaatcctgagcataaagaaattcaggaaatgATGGATTCACTGTTCTTGAAACTGGATGCTCTTTGTAATTTCCACTTCACACCCAAACCA CCTGTGCCAGAAGTTAAAATAGTCTCGAACCTTCCAGCTTTAAGTATGGAGGAAGTAGCACCTGTTGCTGTTAGTGATGCAGCTCTTCTAGCACCAGAGGAGATCAag gaaaagaacAAAGCTGGTGATATAAAAGCAGATGCAGAAAAGACTTCCACAGACAAAAAACGAGACcgaagaaagaaaaagcttcgTAAACGCATGAAActaagggaaaaggagagacgTCAGAAGCTACTGGAAAAGATGAAGCCAGAGCAGGGCACAAAACTCAGCaaaaaagctgctgcagcaaaattaaaaaagcttgCTAAAGAAGGCAAAGCATCTCTACTCAAG GATGAAGGTAAAGACAAGGTCTTGAAATCATCCCAGGCCTTCTTTTCTCAACTACAGGATCaagtaaaaatgcaaatcaaagatgcaaaaaaaataaagaaaaagaagcagcagcatgagGTTTCTGTTCATAAACTTAAATtgtaa
- the MPHOSPH10 gene encoding U3 small nucleolar ribonucleoprotein protein MPP10 isoform X3, translating to MQGRERGPQAGNQRCRAPAGAPAVASSFLHASDIRKRSVQEGLAADFKALTKTLYDLSKALGSNVVRGSPLKELAIENFDEEQIWQQLELQNNAVLDFFKKSIARDANDQDLCLLSDQEEDSSNAEASSDKELEEDVLEEDIMEAETEQKNVYTKDKTKAKEKKRKPRESKMQKYSDEDSDVDFDIEELEQQTKIAKKTKLKKLPKKSIVDDKFFKLAEMEAFLEDVEKDDRGEEEEEEEDINYFEDILSDEEEEDSKVKPIKSSRDLTYKDFFDPVDDNDDLVANTVEDGEEEETDSVTGEENEESMSEAEEITENTGSKEASKKVTFSLPEDSDIEDGFDMQSEKSIDPIEIKSSFEKRQEKMSAKIRSLEEELLEEKPWQLKGEISGQKRPENSLLEETLLFDHAVRMPPVITEETTLQLEDIIKQRILDQAWDDVVPKEKPKEEAFEYKKRITLDHEKSKLSLAEIYEQEYLKLHQQKTEEEENPEHKEIQEMMDSLFLKLDALCNFHFTPKPLTVSCCGMVYIALNMFPYF from the exons ATGCAGGGGCGCGAGCGCGGGCCTCAAGCGGGGAATCAACGGTGTCGGGCCCCTGCGGGGGCCCCTGCAGTGGCTAGTTCCTTTCTCCACGCTTCAGACATCAGGAAGCGCAG TGTGCAAGAGGGACTGGCTGCTGACTTCAAAGCATTAACAAAGACCCTCTATGATTTGAGTAAAGCTCTAGGAAGTAATGTAGTTCGTGGGAGTCCTTTGAAAGAACTGGCGATAGAAAACTTTGATGAAGAACAGATTTGGCAACAACTAGAGCTCCAAAATAATGCAGTTCTTGATTTCTTCAAGAAATCTATTGCAAGGGATGCCAATGATCAAGATCTTTGCCTCCTCTCGGACCAGGAGGAGGACAGCTCCAATGCAGAGGCTAGCAGTGATAAGGAACTGGAAGAAGACGTACTGGAAGAAGACATAATGGAAGCAGAAACTGAACAGAAGAATGTTTATACAAAAGATAAAACTAAggctaaagaaaagaaaagaaaacccagagaaagcaaaatgcaaaaatacagtgATGAGGATTCTGATGTTGACTTTGATATTGAAGAACTAGAGCAACAGACTAAAATAGCTAAGAAAACCAAGTTgaaaaaattaccaaaaaaatctATAGTGGATGACAAGTTTTTCAAGCTAGCTGAGATGGAAGCTTTTTTGGAAGATGTAGAGAAGGATGacaggggggaggaggaggaggaggaggaagatatcaattattttgaagacattctctcagatgaagaggaagaagactCCAAAGTCAAA CCAATTAAAAGTTCTAGAGACCTGACATACAAAGATTTCTTTGATCCCGTTGATGACAACGATGACTTAGTAGCTAACACTGTTGAGGATGGTGAGGAAGAGGAAACAGATAGTGTTACTGGAGAGGAGAATGAAGAAAGCATGTCTGA GGCTGAGGAAATTACAGAGAATACAGGAAGTAAAGAAGCCTCCAAAAAAGTAACTTTTAGTTTGCCAGAAGACAGTGATATAGAAGATGGTTTTGATATGCAATCAGAAAAGAGCATTGATCCCATTGAAATAAAGTCATCTTTTgagaagagacaggaaaag ATGAGTGCAAAAATAAGAAGTTTAGAAGAAGAGTTGTTAGAGGAGAAACCTTGGCAGCTTAAAGGAGAAATATCTGGACAGAAAAGACCTGAAAACAGCCTTTTGGAGGAGACATTACTCTTTGACCATGCAGTCCGAATGC CTCCTGTGATCACGGAAGAAACTACGCTACAGCTTGAAGATATCATTAAGCAGCGAATATTGGATCAG GCATGGGATGATGTAGTaccaaaagaaaagccaaaagagGAGGCCTTTGAATACAAGAAACGTATCACCTTGGATCATGAAAAGAGTAAACTGAGTCTCGCTGAGATCTATGAGCAAGAATACTTGAAACTTCACCAG CAAAAgactgaagaagaagaaaatcctgagcataaagaaattcaggaaatgATGGATTCACTGTTCTTGAAACTGGATGCTCTTTGTAATTTCCACTTCACACCCAAACCA ttaactgTAAGTTGCTGTGGGATGGTGTACATAGCCCTGAATATGTTTCCTTATTTCTAG
- the MPHOSPH10 gene encoding U3 small nucleolar ribonucleoprotein protein MPP10 isoform X1 — protein sequence MQGRERGPQAGNQRCRAPAGAPAVASSFLHASDIRKRSVQEGLAADFKALTKTLYDLSKALGSNVVRGSPLKELAIENFDEEQIWQQLELQNNAVLDFFKKSIARDANDQDLCLLSDQEEDSSNAEASSDKELEEDVLEEDIMEAETEQKNVYTKDKTKAKEKKRKPRESKMQKYSDEDSDVDFDIEELEQQTKIAKKTKLKKLPKKSIVDDKFFKLAEMEAFLEDVEKDDRGEEEEEEEDINYFEDILSDEEEEDSKVKPIKSSRDLTYKDFFDPVDDNDDLVANTVEDGEEEETDSVTGEENEESMSEAEEITENTGSKEASKKVTFSLPEDSDIEDGFDMQSEKSIDPIEIKSSFEKRQEKMSAKIRSLEEELLEEKPWQLKGEISGQKRPENSLLEETLLFDHAVRMPPVITEETTLQLEDIIKQRILDQAWDDVVPKEKPKEEAFEYKKRITLDHEKSKLSLAEIYEQEYLKLHQQKTEEEENPEHKEIQEMMDSLFLKLDALCNFHFTPKPPVPEVKIVSNLPALSMEEVAPVAVSDAALLAPEEIKEKNKAGDIKADAEKTSTDKKRDRRKKKLRKRMKLREKERRQKLLEKMKPEQGTKLSKKAAAAKLKKLAKEGKASLLKDEGKDKVLKSSQAFFSQLQDQVKMQIKDAKKIKKKKQQHEVSVHKLKL from the exons ATGCAGGGGCGCGAGCGCGGGCCTCAAGCGGGGAATCAACGGTGTCGGGCCCCTGCGGGGGCCCCTGCAGTGGCTAGTTCCTTTCTCCACGCTTCAGACATCAGGAAGCGCAG TGTGCAAGAGGGACTGGCTGCTGACTTCAAAGCATTAACAAAGACCCTCTATGATTTGAGTAAAGCTCTAGGAAGTAATGTAGTTCGTGGGAGTCCTTTGAAAGAACTGGCGATAGAAAACTTTGATGAAGAACAGATTTGGCAACAACTAGAGCTCCAAAATAATGCAGTTCTTGATTTCTTCAAGAAATCTATTGCAAGGGATGCCAATGATCAAGATCTTTGCCTCCTCTCGGACCAGGAGGAGGACAGCTCCAATGCAGAGGCTAGCAGTGATAAGGAACTGGAAGAAGACGTACTGGAAGAAGACATAATGGAAGCAGAAACTGAACAGAAGAATGTTTATACAAAAGATAAAACTAAggctaaagaaaagaaaagaaaacccagagaaagcaaaatgcaaaaatacagtgATGAGGATTCTGATGTTGACTTTGATATTGAAGAACTAGAGCAACAGACTAAAATAGCTAAGAAAACCAAGTTgaaaaaattaccaaaaaaatctATAGTGGATGACAAGTTTTTCAAGCTAGCTGAGATGGAAGCTTTTTTGGAAGATGTAGAGAAGGATGacaggggggaggaggaggaggaggaggaagatatcaattattttgaagacattctctcagatgaagaggaagaagactCCAAAGTCAAA CCAATTAAAAGTTCTAGAGACCTGACATACAAAGATTTCTTTGATCCCGTTGATGACAACGATGACTTAGTAGCTAACACTGTTGAGGATGGTGAGGAAGAGGAAACAGATAGTGTTACTGGAGAGGAGAATGAAGAAAGCATGTCTGA GGCTGAGGAAATTACAGAGAATACAGGAAGTAAAGAAGCCTCCAAAAAAGTAACTTTTAGTTTGCCAGAAGACAGTGATATAGAAGATGGTTTTGATATGCAATCAGAAAAGAGCATTGATCCCATTGAAATAAAGTCATCTTTTgagaagagacaggaaaag ATGAGTGCAAAAATAAGAAGTTTAGAAGAAGAGTTGTTAGAGGAGAAACCTTGGCAGCTTAAAGGAGAAATATCTGGACAGAAAAGACCTGAAAACAGCCTTTTGGAGGAGACATTACTCTTTGACCATGCAGTCCGAATGC CTCCTGTGATCACGGAAGAAACTACGCTACAGCTTGAAGATATCATTAAGCAGCGAATATTGGATCAG GCATGGGATGATGTAGTaccaaaagaaaagccaaaagagGAGGCCTTTGAATACAAGAAACGTATCACCTTGGATCATGAAAAGAGTAAACTGAGTCTCGCTGAGATCTATGAGCAAGAATACTTGAAACTTCACCAG CAAAAgactgaagaagaagaaaatcctgagcataaagaaattcaggaaatgATGGATTCACTGTTCTTGAAACTGGATGCTCTTTGTAATTTCCACTTCACACCCAAACCA CCTGTGCCAGAAGTTAAAATAGTCTCGAACCTTCCAGCTTTAAGTATGGAGGAAGTAGCACCTGTTGCTGTTAGTGATGCAGCTCTTCTAGCACCAGAGGAGATCAag gaaaagaacAAAGCTGGTGATATAAAAGCAGATGCAGAAAAGACTTCCACAGACAAAAAACGAGACcgaagaaagaaaaagcttcgTAAACGCATGAAActaagggaaaaggagagacgTCAGAAGCTACTGGAAAAGATGAAGCCAGAGCAGGGCACAAAACTCAGCaaaaaagctgctgcagcaaaattaaaaaagcttgCTAAAGAAGGCAAAGCATCTCTACTCAAG GATGAAGGTAAAGACAAGGTCTTGAAATCATCCCAGGCCTTCTTTTCTCAACTACAGGATCaagtaaaaatgcaaatcaaagatgcaaaaaaaataaagaaaaagaagcagcagcatgagGTTTCTGTTCATAAACTTAAATtgtaa